Genomic window (Rosa chinensis cultivar Old Blush chromosome 6, RchiOBHm-V2, whole genome shotgun sequence):
ATCATTTTGGATATTTGTAGATTTCATACTAAATTACTCCTGTTCCGCCTAATCATATGAAATAGTTCCAAGAACAAATTAGTTGCAGTAGGAAAATGATAtgtttttgaatatgtagtACAATTTCTAGATCAATTATTCTTATATGGTCTATAATTTTACTTGCTATTTTTCAGGTTAGTGAGAacaataacaaaattatttgcAATATGCACATTTAAAAggttgtaaatttgtaataatATGTAATATCCAATATAATAAGTCAGAGCCCCTCCTGGATGGGTGAAATTGAATGTTGATGGTGCTAGAACTCATAATGGAAGTATTGGAGCTGGGGGGTTTCTCTGCTTGCTTAGGGAGTGGTTCTGTTCTGTTCTTGAGGTAGAAGCTTGGGGTCTCCTGCTGGGTTTAAAGCTCACCTGCTCCCTTAAGTGTGCTTCTATTCTCATTGAAtctaattctgaaattttagttCAAATGCTTAATCAAGGGGTGCATGATTTTCATCCTTTGTATAGTGTGATAAGGGTGCAAGTTTCTGCAAAATAAGCTCTCTGTGTGAAGTCTCACGTGTTTAGAGAGATCCATATGGTGGCTGATATTCTCTCCAAGTCCAGATTGGGGTCTGAGTTTGGAGTGCAGTACTTTCAGCAACCTCCTCCACAAAGTTGTGAATGCTGCTCTTGATGACTTGTGTGATACTGTTAGAACTAGGAATGTAGTTGTTACTTCCCGATTGTTTTCTTTGTGTTTGTTCTTGGGCCTTTTGGCCCCCATATATCTCCGAGGTTAAGTCAGAGGCTTAATCCCGGTGGAAGTCAGACACAAGATAGAAGCAAAGAAGAATTTCATCAATTAACACTATTATTCTTCAGACAAATAATTATTGCGTTTTGCTTCGTTAATAACATTAGGTATGGTTACAAGTGAGCTTGTCCGTATGCCACAAGCTGCGGATCTCGATCATTATAGTACAAGCAGTATTACCGAGAAGAAATTGGTCGCTATGGTTTCCGTAGCTATGACATCAAAAAGGAAAGACCAAACAATACTACTACCCTGGACCATTAAAACTGAGATTCCTCGGCTAATTGAACATGTGTAACCTTCTAACGAGTCTGAAATGACAAATCCTTTAGCTGCTGGGGATCCACCTCAGACGGTGATCTGGTAAGGGCACATTGTGCGGTTGTAGTTTTCGGGAAAGCTATGACATCCCTAATGGAACTAGCACCGGCCAACAACATGACCAATCTATCCAAGCCATAGGCGATTCCTCCTGCATCATAGCAATAATCACTCAGCAAttgtttttaattgttttgaaataaaaatcaCTCAGCATTTTAATAGATTAATAGAACATGAATGTGGTATCAGACCTACTTTATTCAATTAAAATACTTGTCTGATATAACAAAAGCAAATTCAGATTCAGGAACCATATTTTCTGTCTTAACAGGCGTCCCATGGTATAGACAAATagacaaaataaaacataagaTGGCAACCCTACATATACATCAGAACAAATTTCAAATCTATAGCAGAACCTAAGCACCTTGTTATGGACAAAATTATTAATATTATTTATCTCTGTTTAATCAGAGATAAAATAGCTAAGAACATTCAGTTCTTTCTCTGAAACTTCAATGACTTGAGGTTTACTTTTATTTTCAGATTGCAACATATGTTTTATTCATATTATATCTGATGAACAAATAACAATGGAAGCATAGGAGTCCATAAAATAGAGTAAGGAATAAAATATAAGTGACTGAAATATCAAACATGCTCATACTTATGCTAGTAATTAGACTGTCATACAGCGATGTCATAGAATTCAATACCATGTGGAGGGGCACCCATGTCTAATGCCTCAAGAAGATAGCCAAACTTTGCTTCAGCCTGCAGATGATGTACAATGCCACCACATTAGACATATAGTATATTAGTAGCCAAACTTCACTTTAGCTTCCGCTCACTCAAGCATAGACTAAATTTCATTTGAAAAGACTACGAAAAAGTAAGAATCATATGCCCACATGCCCAATTCGAATAGAAAATAGATGATGTACACACCTCTTCAGGGGAGATGCCAACAATTTCCAAAACCTTTTGCTGCACCTCACGTTTATAAATTCTCAGACTTCCGCCACCAATCTGATGGTACCATAGGAAACAGCATAGCACATCAATTTATTATCTAGGCGTGTATACTACCAAATGCATTAGACTTGAAACTGCTGGAGAAAAAACTAACAAATGATAGTATACCTCAACTCCATTGTAAACCATGTCATACGCTAAAGCACGAGCTGTAGAAAGATCATTTATGTCTTCAGGGTTCGGGGCAGTGAAGGGGTGGTGCAAGGCCTGAAACAATAAGGAGTTTAAGCATATATGCACAGGCAAGAGATGAAGATGCAATAAAGAACTTCAACTTTAAGTCACAAAGTGTATTTTCAAAACAATTACAGTACTCAAACAATTATGTAATTTCAATTCCAATCAGTTGTCTTCGTTCTTCACTCAGAAACTTTCTTTGATCTAATTAAATTCCACTGAAAATCCATAGGCCACATACAACCAAAATCCAACAAGTACTCTGGCCACATACAACCAAAATCCAACAAGTACTCTAGGCCATTATGCCTGGCATGCAAAAAGCACAACATCAGGTTTTCAAACACTTTCATCTATACCCAGAACTGAAGTCCATCCACAACATAACTGCCAAAGGTAGTAACCAGGCTGGTCCAGGCATATTGGAAAGGGCCTAATAGAAAGATGAGAAACATAAGGCCAGAACTTATGGGTATACTGACAGAACTAAAATGAGGCGGTCCCTGATCTAAAGCACTGAACTCGGATATACAGAAAGAGACAAAATGTTGCAGCTCATAAACATCAACTTGGTTGCAAGGAGTAAAATCACAATCAAATCAAAGTTCCCATTGATGAGTGATGATAACTTAATTATCAGCGGTGTTTAGTACAAACGTGTGCGGAACAAAGACATACGACACTTGGAAAATATAAGCAGCAAGAGATGTGATACAAACCTCGAGCCTTTGCTCTAAATCATTCCATTCAAACATTGGGAAATCAGTCACCCACAGAACTGAATGCCTGGACTACATATCAGCCATAAAAGCCACAAAAAAAAGGGTTAGCAATCAGAAACGCTATGATAATGTTCACCTCAAAACATGAATGGTACACTCAcatcatcaatcaaatcaagcTCATGTGCAACAAAGACCCGTAATCGATCTAGGGTTTTATTAACTGATGCCTGATGACCCACTGCAAACAAGATCAGATCCCCTGGTCTGGCAGAGCAACGACGCAGAAATTGCTCTATCTTTGTTTGATCCAAACTAGATGTTAATGCAGGAATTCCCTCAATTCCACCTAAGAGAAAGCATAAACAAAATATCACTAGTAAGTAGTGATATACTGAAATAGAGATATCGCCTAAGCATCACAAAGATTATAAATTACTTATTACCATCATCCAAGACCTTCAGGAAAGGCAAACCCTTCGCTCCAGACTTGATTGCTTGATTATAAATATCTCCCTTCTTTAGAGCAGTGTTCGAATATCTTTTAGCTCCAGAAGGCACACATAAAACTTTTATAATTCCTCCACTTGTCAAAGTATCAGCAAAAACCCTGAATGTGGAATCTGAGAAAATATCAGATACCTGCAATTCCCATCGAAAGAAACATCTTTTCAATACTTGTTCTGAAAGCATCGGCAATAACCTCTCTTGACTTTCTAATTAATGTAGTAGAAGACTGTATTGGTTACAAAAGGAAAGATAAACCGAACACTTCAAGTTTGACTGCAACATGCAAACAATTCAAACTTTGGTATTAAACTTTTGTACAAGAAACATGCTAGAAATACTTCAAACTTCTGGTGATATCTACAGAAGATTAGCAAAAAGGGAAAAATCTTTTGAAATgccaaaaattaagaaagatgCAATTATATGCAATTTAAACTGGTTTTGTATGATCTGTTATCCGCTATCTGAAACCCATTAAATGTTAAAAATAGTAATCAAGGAAAAGATTATTACATCTTTCAGCTCAAGATCAAATCTAATATCTGGCCTGTCCGAACCATATCGACTCATTGCTTCAGCATACGTAAGCCTTGGAAAAGGGTTTGGGAGATGTACACCTTTGATCTCTAAGAAAACCTGTAACAATTATAGATTAGGTTTCAAATTATAGCAGTAAGAGTGAATGAATATCAAACAGATGTAAAATTTATCAATATATGCAAAATTTATCAATATATGCAAAGAGAAAGTATAAAGAAGTAAGATAAACTTatgaaatcaaaaattgatgcaTCGAGCCACCAACTTTCTGGACATGCCTAAAAATAACCCAAACCAATAAGTTTGTATAGCCTGCTTGATGAAACAACTTCAACACATAATTGAACTTTAAAAGAATCTGGTTGAGGAATATTATATAGCTCAAATGCCAGAAAGTTATTATGTCATGTACAAATGAAGTAATGAAAAGGCTCATTCAATTGGTAGACAAAAGTTCAACCACATTATTCTAAAAGGGAAAATGGGGAAAAATGGTTCCGTATGCAACTTAGACATTTAATTTCTAAGTTTTTTGCTCAGTAGTTACATAAGTAGCTTCTTCTGCCCCCTCTGGGATGATTCAAAGGTTTATATTTGCTTTCATGTAGTTGTGTACGTGTTAAACAAACTTGTTTGTGAGGCC
Coding sequences:
- the LOC112168829 gene encoding aspartate--tRNA ligase, chloroplastic/mitochondrial isoform X1 — its product is MSLLRRTFFPLLPLRSKPFPLLSHTLLFLKPSLPKPLPIHTSILSSPISSSASPSSTTPPPPETLIPNPPSPLLWVPRTAFCGQLSADDVGKRVTLCGWVALHRVHGGLTFLNLRDHTGSVQVTTLPDAFPEAHSAINDLRLEYVVAVEGLIRSRPPDSVNKKMKTGSVEIAAENVQVLNAVRAKLPFLVTTVEDAKDSVKEEIRLRYRCLDLRRQQMQSNIMLRHKVVKLMRRYLEDVHDFVEVETPILSRSTPEGARDYLVPSRVQPGTFYALPQSPQLFKQMLMVSGFDKYYQIARCFRDEDLRADRQPEFTQLDMELAFTPLEDMLRLNEDLIRKVFLEIKGVHLPNPFPRLTYAEAMSRYGSDRPDIRFDLELKDVSDIFSDSTFRVFADTLTSGGIIKVLCVPSGAKRYSNTALKKGDIYNQAIKSGAKGLPFLKVLDDVIFCLCFLLGGIEGIPALTSSLDQTKIEQFLRRCSARPGDLILFAVGHQASVNKTLDRLRVFVAHELDLIDDSRHSVLWVTDFPMFEWNDLEQRLEALHHPFTAPNPEDINDLSTARALAYDMVYNGVEIGGGSLRIYKREVQQKVLEIVGISPEEAEAKFGYLLEALDMGAPPHGGIAYGLDRLVMLLAGASSIRDVIAFPKTTTAQCALTRSPSEVDPQQLKDLSFQTR